One stretch of Amycolatopsis sp. NBC_00345 DNA includes these proteins:
- a CDS encoding DoxX family membrane protein, whose translation MLSGVEDSSGDDFDEPRQAGLGLGLLVLRLGLGVIMGAHGLQHLFGAFGGPGVGGFAHVLETFGYHKQTTLLSWITGVTEVAGGALVLVGLFTPLAAAGLLAVAANVVYAKFHGGFFVGDGKGFEFELLLGLVALALVFTGSGRISLERNTPWRKRPLPLGLVSLLLAAAASVVVIVLTR comes from the coding sequence CTGCTGTCCGGCGTGGAGGACTCCAGCGGCGACGATTTCGACGAGCCGCGCCAGGCCGGCCTTGGCCTGGGCCTGCTGGTCCTTCGGCTCGGGCTGGGCGTGATCATGGGCGCGCACGGGCTGCAGCACCTGTTCGGCGCGTTCGGCGGGCCGGGGGTCGGCGGCTTCGCGCACGTGCTGGAGACGTTCGGCTACCACAAACAGACCACCCTGCTTTCGTGGATCACGGGTGTCACCGAGGTCGCGGGCGGGGCGCTGGTGCTCGTCGGCCTGTTCACCCCGCTCGCGGCCGCCGGGCTGCTCGCTGTGGCGGCCAACGTCGTCTACGCGAAGTTCCACGGCGGCTTCTTCGTGGGTGACGGCAAGGGCTTCGAGTTCGAGCTGCTGCTCGGCCTGGTCGCGCTGGCGCTGGTCTTTACGGGTTCCGGCCGAATTTCGCTGGAGAGGAACACGCCGTGGCGGAAACGGCCATTGCCGCTGGGGCTCGTTTCGCTACTGCTCGCCGCGGCGGCGTCTGTGGTGGTCATCGTCCTGACCCGGTGA
- the ilvD gene encoding dihydroxy-acid dehydratase, which produces MPHLRSRTTTHGRNAAGARSLWRATGMTDSDFGKPIVAIANSYTQFVPGHVHLKDLGDIVAEAVKEAGGTAREFHTIAVDDGIAMGHSGMLYSLPSREIIADSVEYMVNAHQADALVCISNCDKITPGMLNAAMRLNIPTVFVSGGPMEAGKAVVVGGVAQAPTDLITAISASANSEVDEEGLSIVERSACPTCGSCSGMFTANSMNCLTEALGLSLPGNGSTLATHAARRDLFAGAGRTVIDLCKRWYGDDDESALPRSIATKAAFENAMALDMAMGGSTNTVLHILAAAQEGEVDFTIGEIDAIGRRVPCLSKVAPNSDYHMEDVHRAGGIPAILGELHRGGLLNTDVHSVHSPDIDSWLNEWDVRAESPSEKALELFHAAPGGVRTTKAFSTDNRWSSLDTDAAGGCIRDVEHAYTKDGGLAILRGNLAENGAVIKAAGIDEDLWHFQGPARVLESQEEAVSAILKKEIQPGEVLVIRYEGPAGGPGMQEMLHPTAFLKGSGLGKKCALITDGRFSGGSSGISVGHISPEAAAGGLIALVENGDQIVLDIHERRLELLVAPEILAERRSKMEVSERPWQPKDRQRPITAALRAYARMATSADTGAVRDPNK; this is translated from the coding sequence GTGCCGCACCTCCGTTCCCGGACCACCACCCACGGCCGCAACGCCGCGGGCGCGCGCTCGCTCTGGCGCGCGACCGGAATGACCGACAGCGACTTCGGCAAGCCGATCGTCGCCATCGCCAACTCCTACACGCAGTTCGTGCCGGGCCACGTGCACCTCAAGGACCTCGGCGACATCGTCGCGGAAGCGGTCAAGGAGGCGGGCGGCACCGCCCGCGAGTTCCACACGATCGCCGTCGACGACGGCATCGCGATGGGCCACTCCGGCATGCTCTACTCGCTGCCCTCGCGCGAGATCATCGCGGACTCCGTGGAGTACATGGTCAACGCGCACCAGGCCGACGCGCTCGTGTGCATCTCCAACTGCGACAAGATCACGCCGGGCATGCTGAACGCCGCCATGCGGCTGAACATCCCGACCGTGTTCGTCTCCGGCGGGCCGATGGAGGCGGGCAAGGCCGTGGTCGTCGGCGGGGTCGCGCAGGCGCCGACCGACCTGATCACCGCCATCTCCGCGTCCGCGAACAGCGAGGTGGACGAGGAGGGGCTGTCGATCGTCGAACGCTCCGCTTGCCCGACCTGCGGCTCCTGCTCCGGCATGTTCACCGCGAACTCCATGAACTGCCTGACCGAGGCGCTCGGCCTTTCGCTGCCGGGCAACGGCTCCACGCTGGCGACGCACGCCGCGCGCCGCGACCTGTTCGCGGGCGCCGGCCGCACCGTGATCGACCTGTGCAAGCGCTGGTACGGCGACGACGACGAGTCCGCGCTGCCCCGCTCGATCGCCACCAAGGCGGCGTTCGAGAACGCGATGGCGCTGGACATGGCGATGGGCGGCTCGACGAACACCGTCCTGCACATCCTCGCGGCCGCCCAGGAGGGCGAGGTCGACTTCACCATCGGCGAGATCGACGCGATCGGCCGCCGCGTGCCGTGCCTGTCGAAGGTGGCGCCGAACTCCGACTACCACATGGAGGACGTCCACCGCGCCGGCGGAATCCCGGCCATCCTCGGCGAACTGCACCGCGGCGGGCTGCTGAACACCGACGTCCACTCGGTGCACTCCCCCGACATCGACTCGTGGCTGAACGAGTGGGACGTTCGCGCCGAGTCCCCGTCGGAGAAGGCACTGGAGCTGTTCCACGCGGCGCCCGGCGGTGTGCGGACCACAAAGGCGTTCTCCACGGACAACCGCTGGTCGTCGCTGGACACCGACGCGGCGGGCGGTTGCATCCGCGACGTCGAGCACGCGTACACCAAGGACGGCGGCCTGGCCATCCTGCGCGGCAACCTCGCCGAGAACGGCGCGGTCATCAAGGCCGCGGGCATCGACGAGGACCTGTGGCACTTCCAGGGGCCGGCGCGCGTGCTGGAAAGCCAGGAGGAGGCCGTTTCGGCGATCCTCAAGAAGGAGATCCAGCCCGGCGAGGTCCTGGTGATCCGGTACGAGGGTCCCGCCGGCGGCCCCGGCATGCAGGAGATGCTGCACCCGACGGCGTTCCTCAAGGGCTCTGGCCTCGGCAAGAAGTGCGCCCTGATCACGGACGGCCGCTTCTCCGGCGGCTCCTCGGGCATCTCGGTCGGCCACATCTCCCCCGAGGCGGCCGCGGGCGGCCTGATCGCCCTGGTCGAAAACGGCGACCAGATCGTCCTCGACATCCACGAACGCCGCCTGGAACTCCTGGTCGCCCCCGAGATCCTGGCCGAGCGCCGGTCGAAGATGGAAGTCTCCGAACGGCCGTGGCAGCCGAAGGACCGCCAGCGCCCGATCACGGCGGCGCTGCGCGCGTACGCCCGGATGGCCACCTCCGCGGACACGGGCGCGGTGCGCGACCCGAACAAGTGA
- the ilvN gene encoding acetolactate synthase small subunit → MTVHTLSVLVENKPGVLARVSGLFSRRGFNIESLAVGPTENPEVSRMTIVVAVEELPLEQVTKQLNKLVNVIKIVELEQSTAVQRELLLVKVRADNTVRSQVLETVQLFRAKVVDVSPEALTVEATGTSDKIGALLRMLEPYGIRELVQSGMVAVGRGARSITATSPR, encoded by the coding sequence ATGACCGTCCACACGCTCAGCGTGCTGGTCGAGAACAAGCCCGGTGTGCTCGCCCGGGTTTCCGGACTGTTCTCCCGCCGCGGCTTCAACATCGAGTCTCTCGCCGTCGGGCCCACGGAGAACCCCGAGGTGTCCCGCATGACGATCGTGGTCGCCGTTGAGGAGCTACCGCTCGAACAGGTGACCAAACAGCTCAACAAGCTGGTGAACGTGATCAAGATCGTGGAGCTGGAACAGTCCACGGCGGTGCAGCGCGAACTGCTGCTCGTGAAGGTCCGGGCCGACAACACCGTGCGCAGCCAGGTGCTCGAGACCGTCCAGCTCTTCCGTGCCAAGGTGGTGGACGTGTCCCCCGAGGCGCTCACCGTCGAGGCGACCGGCACGTCGGACAAGATCGGCGCGCTGCTGCGGATGCTCGAGCCGTACGGCATCCGGGAGCTCGTGCAGTCCGGGATGGTCGCGGTCGGGCGCGGGGCCCGCTCGATCACCGCCACCTCGCCCCGCTGA
- a CDS encoding PQQ-dependent sugar dehydrogenase, producing the protein MRTRYRWSSPLALLACGGLLLSGCARFDDSAAGQTFSPAPVPSPESPPQVQGPGDDSGAGPGNPGGSQQPPTPVPPPQGCKDFDKAVIATCLDTVAAVAGLPGDGTTPSALAGERKSGRVLLATAGHDATTFAQLDVQATGDGGLTGLALSPSYVEDQLVFAYVTTATDNRVVRFAKGQAPKAVLTGIPKGTTGNRGALASDGRGALLVATGDAGNPSAAADANSLAGKILRIDTSGKPAADNPTPSSAVFASGLHAPGGICGSADGKRLWVTDQPGSADAVYRVQAGQQLTVPAWTWPDKPGVGGCADFIDANGILAVASSGGLQNLPVNADGAVTGKPTISLDGKGKPPTTYGRLAGMGMINPQVAVAGTTNKDGGKPVSSDDRVVLITISQTNGGQGKD; encoded by the coding sequence GTGCGTACCCGGTACCGGTGGTCCTCGCCGCTGGCCCTGCTGGCCTGCGGCGGTCTCCTGCTTTCCGGCTGTGCCCGGTTCGACGACAGCGCCGCGGGCCAGACGTTCAGCCCCGCGCCCGTCCCCAGCCCCGAGTCGCCCCCGCAGGTCCAGGGCCCCGGCGACGATTCCGGGGCTGGCCCCGGCAACCCGGGCGGGTCGCAGCAGCCGCCGACGCCGGTCCCGCCGCCACAGGGCTGCAAGGACTTCGACAAGGCCGTGATCGCCACCTGCCTGGACACCGTCGCGGCCGTGGCCGGGCTGCCCGGCGACGGCACCACGCCCAGCGCCCTCGCCGGCGAGCGGAAGTCCGGCCGCGTCCTGCTCGCCACCGCGGGCCACGACGCGACGACGTTCGCGCAGCTCGACGTCCAGGCCACCGGCGACGGCGGTCTGACCGGGCTGGCGCTTTCGCCCAGCTACGTCGAGGACCAGCTCGTGTTCGCGTACGTGACGACGGCCACGGACAACCGCGTCGTGCGCTTCGCGAAGGGCCAGGCGCCGAAGGCCGTGCTCACCGGCATCCCGAAGGGCACGACGGGCAACCGCGGCGCATTGGCGAGCGACGGCCGTGGCGCGCTTCTCGTCGCGACGGGCGACGCGGGCAACCCGTCGGCGGCCGCCGACGCGAATTCGCTCGCGGGCAAAATCCTGCGGATCGACACCTCCGGCAAGCCCGCCGCCGACAACCCGACGCCGAGCTCCGCGGTGTTCGCCTCCGGCCTCCACGCCCCTGGCGGCATCTGCGGCTCCGCCGACGGCAAACGCCTGTGGGTCACCGACCAGCCGGGCAGCGCCGACGCCGTCTACCGCGTCCAGGCGGGCCAGCAGCTCACGGTGCCCGCGTGGACGTGGCCGGACAAACCGGGCGTCGGCGGCTGCGCGGACTTCATCGACGCGAACGGCATCCTCGCCGTCGCCTCGTCGGGCGGCTTGCAGAACCTGCCGGTCAACGCGGACGGCGCCGTCACCGGCAAGCCCACCATCAGCCTCGACGGCAAGGGCAAGCCCCCCACGACGTACGGCCGCCTCGCCGGCATGGGCATGATCAACCCCCAGGTGGCCGTCGCGGGCACCACCAACAAGGACGGCGGCAAACCCGTCTCCAGTGACGACCGCGTCGTGCTCATCACCATCAGCCAGACCAACGGCGGGCAGGGCAAGGACTGA
- a CDS encoding acetolactate synthase large subunit — MTSATSRSDAKPGPTAPGVPGARPKPAPPAGTPVRVTGAQSLVRSLEAVGAEIVFGIPGGTILPAYDPLLDSTKVRHILVRHEQGAGHAATGYAQATGKVGVCMATSGPGATNLVTPLADANMDSVPIVAITGQQSRSLIGTDAFQEADICGITMPITKHNFLVTDPAEIPRAIAEAFHLASTGRPGPVLVDIPKDVLQEMTSFSWPTELRLPGYRPTLRPHGKQVREAAKLIAQAHRPVLYVGGGVIKAEASEQLLELAELTGIPVATTLMARGAFPDSHRQHVGMPGMHGAVAAVASMQRADLLIALGARFDDRVTGQLSSFAPDAKVVHADIDPAEISKNRKADVPIVGDCKEILGELITAVRAEFDHGHRPDLADWWTQVDSWRTDYPAGYEWPDDGSLSPQYVIERIGELVGPDAVFTAGVGQHQMWAAQFIKYENPRTWINSGGLGTMGYAVPAAMGAQFGLPDTPVWAIDGDGCFQMTNQELATCAIEGAPIKVAVINNGNLGMVRQWQNLFYSERYSNTDLGTHKHRIPDFTLLAEALGCAGLRCETKEDVDATIRRAMEINDRPVVIDFVVGKDAQVWPMVAAGTGNDEIMSVRGIRPLFDDDDVSQEVAETATTAEGEDR, encoded by the coding sequence ATGACCAGTGCCACGTCGCGCAGCGACGCGAAGCCCGGGCCCACCGCGCCCGGTGTCCCAGGAGCACGTCCGAAGCCGGCGCCGCCGGCGGGAACCCCGGTAAGGGTCACGGGCGCCCAGTCGCTTGTGCGCTCGCTCGAGGCGGTCGGCGCCGAGATCGTCTTCGGCATTCCCGGCGGAACGATCCTCCCCGCGTACGACCCGCTGCTCGACTCCACGAAGGTCCGGCACATCCTCGTCCGGCACGAGCAGGGCGCCGGGCACGCCGCCACCGGTTACGCCCAGGCGACCGGCAAGGTCGGCGTCTGCATGGCGACGTCGGGCCCCGGCGCCACGAACCTCGTCACCCCCCTGGCCGACGCGAACATGGACTCGGTCCCGATCGTCGCCATCACGGGGCAGCAGAGCCGTTCGCTGATCGGCACGGACGCGTTCCAGGAAGCCGACATCTGCGGCATCACCATGCCGATCACCAAGCACAACTTCCTCGTCACCGACCCGGCGGAGATCCCGCGGGCCATCGCCGAGGCGTTCCACCTGGCGTCGACGGGCCGACCCGGCCCGGTGCTGGTGGACATCCCCAAGGACGTGCTCCAGGAGATGACCTCGTTCTCCTGGCCCACGGAGCTGCGGCTGCCGGGCTACCGCCCGACGCTGCGGCCGCACGGCAAGCAGGTCCGCGAAGCCGCGAAGCTGATCGCGCAGGCCCACCGCCCGGTGCTGTACGTCGGCGGCGGTGTGATCAAGGCGGAGGCCTCCGAGCAGTTGCTGGAGCTGGCCGAGCTGACCGGCATCCCGGTCGCGACCACGCTAATGGCGCGGGGCGCGTTCCCGGACTCGCACCGCCAGCACGTCGGCATGCCCGGCATGCACGGCGCCGTCGCCGCCGTCGCGTCGATGCAGCGCGCCGACCTGCTGATCGCGCTCGGCGCGCGGTTCGACGACCGGGTCACCGGGCAGCTCTCGTCGTTCGCGCCCGACGCGAAGGTCGTCCACGCCGACATCGACCCGGCGGAGATCTCCAAGAACCGCAAGGCCGACGTGCCGATCGTGGGCGACTGCAAGGAGATCCTCGGCGAGCTGATCACCGCGGTGCGCGCCGAGTTCGACCACGGCCACCGCCCCGACCTCGCCGACTGGTGGACGCAGGTCGATTCGTGGCGGACGGACTACCCGGCCGGCTACGAGTGGCCCGACGACGGCTCGCTGTCGCCGCAGTACGTCATCGAGCGGATCGGCGAGCTGGTCGGCCCGGACGCGGTGTTCACCGCGGGCGTCGGCCAGCACCAGATGTGGGCCGCGCAGTTCATCAAGTACGAGAACCCGCGCACCTGGATCAACTCCGGCGGCCTCGGCACGATGGGTTACGCCGTCCCGGCCGCGATGGGCGCGCAGTTCGGCCTCCCCGACACGCCGGTGTGGGCGATCGACGGCGACGGCTGCTTCCAGATGACCAACCAGGAGCTCGCCACGTGCGCCATCGAGGGCGCGCCGATCAAGGTGGCCGTGATCAACAACGGCAACCTCGGCATGGTCCGGCAGTGGCAGAACCTGTTCTATTCCGAGCGGTACTCCAACACCGACCTCGGCACGCACAAGCACCGCATCCCGGACTTCACGCTGCTGGCCGAGGCGCTCGGCTGCGCCGGCCTGCGCTGTGAGACCAAGGAAGACGTCGACGCCACCATCCGCCGCGCGATGGAGATCAACGACCGTCCCGTCGTGATCGATTTCGTCGTGGGGAAGGATGCCCAGGTGTGGCCGATGGTGGCCGCGGGCACCGGGAACGACGAGATCATGTCGGTCCGCGGGATCCGGCCGCTGTTCGACGACGACGACGTTTCGCAGGAAGTGGCCGAGACCGCCACAACCGCGGAAGGAGAAGACCGATGA
- a CDS encoding NAD(P)-dependent oxidoreductase: protein MTVTVLVPDDEGVAALSEVPLVQAVRYQWGDPAPTEASKAEVLIPGRHPAGDELWRELPNLKLIQLLTAGADDWIGKVPEGVLLSTCRGAHGGSMAEWVVAVLLSMHRQLDVFADAQREARWTRFSADTLQGKHVLVIGAGDLGRQLRRRLEPFDARCTMVGMSARDGVHGVEELPDLLPVHDVVVLMVPLTSRTRGMVDAEFLAAMQDGAVLVNAARGPVVATDALVAELAAGRLRAALDVTDPEPLPPEHPLWSVPGLLLTPHIGGTVSGGRRRSYAVAAAEIARYAGGELPDNLVHGEY, encoded by the coding sequence ATGACCGTAACCGTGCTGGTCCCCGATGACGAGGGCGTCGCCGCGCTCTCGGAGGTCCCGCTCGTGCAGGCCGTGCGCTACCAATGGGGCGATCCGGCGCCGACGGAAGCCTCGAAGGCGGAAGTGCTCATCCCCGGCCGTCACCCGGCGGGCGACGAGCTGTGGCGCGAGCTGCCGAACCTCAAGCTGATCCAACTACTGACGGCGGGCGCCGACGACTGGATCGGCAAAGTCCCCGAGGGCGTTCTCCTCTCGACGTGCCGCGGCGCGCACGGCGGCAGCATGGCCGAGTGGGTCGTCGCGGTGCTGCTGTCGATGCACCGGCAGTTGGACGTCTTCGCCGACGCACAACGAGAAGCGCGTTGGACGCGGTTCTCGGCCGACACGCTGCAAGGCAAGCACGTGCTCGTCATCGGCGCCGGCGATCTCGGCCGGCAACTACGGCGGCGACTCGAACCGTTCGACGCGCGCTGCACGATGGTCGGCATGTCCGCGCGCGACGGTGTGCACGGCGTCGAGGAGCTGCCGGACCTGTTGCCGGTGCACGACGTCGTGGTGCTGATGGTCCCCCTCACGTCGCGTACGCGCGGCATGGTCGACGCGGAGTTCCTCGCCGCGATGCAGGACGGCGCAGTGCTGGTCAACGCCGCGCGCGGCCCCGTCGTGGCCACCGACGCGCTGGTTGCCGAACTGGCCGCGGGACGGCTACGCGCTGCCCTCGACGTCACCGACCCCGAACCGCTGCCGCCGGAACACCCCCTGTGGTCGGTGCCGGGCCTGCTGCTGACGCCGCACATCGGCGGGACGGTGAGCGGGGGCCGCCGCCGCTCGTACGCCGTCGCCGCGGCCGAGATCGCGCGGTACGCCGGCGGCGAGCTACCGGACAACCTGGTGCACGGGGAGTACTGA
- a CDS encoding PH domain-containing protein, giving the protein MDGKEQDQSVDEGRKAVFKIPSTAYLAIGLLTVCVTPIALGEIGGLQWLYVFPIALFVFVARWRTVATKRGLAVRTMFGQRDLPWSALKGLAITGKSRVRAVLQDDTQIALPTVRTRHLPVLALVSEGVVKDPSGVLGDDDVKTGKADGAGAETGVTTPEAKAGPDAGATPEPASKTAAETAPAETAGSEAKPGE; this is encoded by the coding sequence GTGGACGGAAAAGAGCAGGACCAGAGCGTGGACGAGGGCCGGAAGGCCGTCTTCAAGATCCCCAGCACGGCATACCTGGCGATCGGGCTCCTGACCGTCTGTGTGACACCGATCGCACTCGGCGAGATCGGCGGGCTGCAGTGGCTGTACGTCTTCCCGATCGCGTTGTTCGTGTTCGTCGCGCGGTGGCGGACCGTCGCGACCAAGCGGGGCCTCGCCGTGCGGACCATGTTCGGCCAGCGCGACCTGCCGTGGTCCGCACTCAAGGGGCTGGCCATCACCGGCAAGTCGCGGGTCCGCGCGGTATTGCAGGACGACACGCAGATCGCGCTGCCCACCGTGCGGACGCGGCACCTGCCCGTACTCGCGCTGGTCAGCGAGGGCGTGGTCAAGGACCCGAGCGGGGTGCTGGGCGACGACGACGTCAAGACCGGTAAGGCCGACGGAGCCGGCGCCGAGACGGGCGTGACCACGCCGGAGGCGAAGGCCGGACCGGACGCCGGGGCCACTCCTGAGCCCGCTTCCAAGACCGCTGCTGAGACCGCTCCCGCGGAGACCGCCGGGTCCGAGGCGAAGCCGGGCGAGTAG
- a CDS encoding DUF397 domain-containing protein, translating to MTDQPVDDKAHIRHELDLADAEWIRGEQEGITLENRLEFAFVPHTDGVTYVALRHSVEPDGLTMVFTPSEWDAFVKGVEDGEFELPGDFSK from the coding sequence ATGACTGATCAGCCGGTCGATGACAAGGCGCACATCCGGCACGAACTCGACCTGGCCGACGCCGAGTGGATCCGGGGCGAGCAGGAAGGCATCACACTCGAGAACCGCCTTGAGTTCGCCTTCGTGCCGCACACCGATGGCGTCACCTACGTGGCATTGCGGCATTCCGTGGAGCCGGACGGCCTCACGATGGTGTTCACGCCTTCGGAATGGGATGCGTTCGTGAAAGGCGTCGAGGACGGGGAGTTCGAACTACCCGGGGACTTCTCGAAGTAG
- the ilvC gene encoding ketol-acid reductoisomerase, with protein sequence MAVEIFYDDDADLSIIQGRKVAVIGYGSQGHAHSLSLRDSGVDVRIGLQEGSKSRAKAEEQGLRVLSVAEAAAEADLIMILAPDTKQRFIYEEHIAPNLKDGDAIFFGHGFNIRYDLIKPPGNVDVAMVAPKGPGHLVRRQFVDGKGVPCLIAVEQDATGGAQALALSYAAAIGGARAGVIKTTFTEETETDLFGEQAVLCGGASALVQTGFEVLTEAGYAPEIAYFEVLHELKLIVDLMYEGGIARQRYSISDTAEYGDLTRGPRVISPAVKAEMKKILGEIQDGTFAREWVAEDEAGRPNFIKLEEQGNQHPIEATGKKLRDLMSWVDRPITETA encoded by the coding sequence ATGGCAGTGGAAATCTTCTACGACGACGACGCGGACCTTTCGATCATCCAGGGTCGCAAGGTCGCCGTGATCGGCTATGGCAGCCAGGGCCACGCCCACTCGCTGAGCCTGCGCGACTCGGGTGTCGACGTCCGGATCGGCCTGCAGGAGGGGTCGAAGTCCCGCGCCAAGGCCGAAGAGCAGGGCCTGCGCGTGCTGTCGGTGGCGGAGGCCGCGGCCGAGGCCGACCTCATCATGATCCTCGCGCCGGACACCAAGCAGCGGTTCATCTACGAAGAGCACATCGCGCCGAACCTGAAGGACGGCGACGCGATCTTCTTCGGCCACGGCTTCAACATCCGCTACGACCTGATCAAGCCGCCGGGCAACGTGGACGTCGCCATGGTCGCGCCGAAGGGCCCGGGCCACCTGGTCCGCCGGCAGTTCGTCGACGGCAAGGGCGTGCCCTGCCTGATCGCGGTCGAGCAGGACGCCACGGGCGGCGCGCAGGCGCTCGCGCTCTCCTACGCCGCGGCCATCGGCGGCGCGCGGGCGGGCGTCATCAAGACGACCTTCACCGAGGAGACCGAGACCGACCTCTTCGGCGAGCAGGCCGTGCTCTGCGGCGGTGCCTCCGCGCTGGTGCAGACCGGTTTCGAGGTGCTCACCGAGGCCGGCTACGCCCCGGAGATCGCCTACTTCGAGGTGCTGCACGAGCTCAAGCTGATCGTCGACCTCATGTACGAGGGCGGCATCGCGCGCCAGCGCTACTCCATCTCCGACACGGCCGAGTACGGCGACCTCACCCGCGGCCCGCGCGTGATCTCGCCCGCGGTCAAGGCGGAGATGAAGAAGATCCTGGGCGAGATCCAGGACGGCACCTTCGCCCGCGAGTGGGTGGCCGAGGACGAGGCCGGTCGGCCGAACTTCATCAAGCTCGAGGAGCAGGGCAACCAGCACCCGATCGAGGCGACCGGCAAGAAGCTGCGCGACCTGATGTCCTGGGTGGACCGGCCGATCACCGAGACTGCCTGA
- a CDS encoding nuclear transport factor 2 family protein, translating to MTKPADVFTRLSDGLSEGRYDELSSLYAEDTVVEHPTAVPRPGRLEGRQALHDRFTGGLGATLRLKGHDVVVHETTDPEVIVAEYRNTVESLKTGRSTETANILVIRARDGLLVHTRDYHDYLKLAAVQGGTDQLADAYAQAPAHVPGPIAPRPAELADRKSPLGVFQRLCFGVSDGRWAELPDLYAEQTDVSHPFLPNAPALKTRDDLRTHFASAGELGIRMQATDLVTYQSTDPEVIIGEFGYEGELGGKPFRVNNIFVVRVRDGLIVESRDYGDHLSLAATAGRLPELIASLGDQPA from the coding sequence ATGACCAAACCCGCCGATGTGTTCACTCGCCTTTCCGATGGCCTGTCCGAGGGGCGGTACGACGAGCTTTCGTCGTTGTACGCCGAGGACACCGTGGTCGAGCATCCGACGGCGGTGCCGCGGCCCGGGCGGCTGGAGGGGCGCCAAGCCCTCCACGACCGGTTCACCGGCGGGCTCGGGGCGACGCTGCGCCTGAAGGGCCACGACGTGGTCGTCCACGAGACGACGGATCCCGAGGTGATCGTCGCCGAATACCGGAACACGGTGGAGTCCCTCAAGACGGGGCGGAGCACCGAAACCGCCAACATCCTGGTGATCCGCGCGCGCGACGGGCTGCTCGTCCACACCCGCGACTACCACGACTACCTCAAGCTGGCCGCCGTCCAGGGCGGCACCGACCAGCTCGCGGACGCCTACGCGCAAGCCCCGGCGCACGTGCCCGGGCCCATCGCGCCCCGGCCCGCCGAACTGGCCGACCGCAAGAGCCCACTGGGTGTGTTCCAACGGCTCTGCTTCGGCGTCTCGGACGGCCGCTGGGCCGAGCTCCCGGACCTCTACGCCGAGCAGACCGACGTCAGTCACCCGTTCCTGCCGAACGCACCGGCCCTGAAAACCCGCGACGACCTGCGGACCCACTTCGCGTCGGCCGGCGAGTTGGGGATCCGGATGCAGGCGACCGACCTCGTGACGTACCAGTCGACCGATCCGGAGGTGATCATCGGCGAATTCGGCTACGAGGGTGAACTCGGTGGAAAACCGTTCCGCGTCAACAACATCTTCGTGGTGCGGGTGCGCGACGGCCTGATCGTCGAGTCCCGTGACTACGGCGACCACCTCTCGCTGGCCGCGACCGCGGGACGGCTGCCGGAGCTGATCGCGAGCCTGGGCGACCAGCCGGCCTGA